From a single Miscanthus floridulus cultivar M001 chromosome 8, ASM1932011v1, whole genome shotgun sequence genomic region:
- the LOC136473433 gene encoding uncharacterized protein translates to MALLTLSWWPMLSPWLSPAAAWFIFFNAVVGVIAVMSTSGAQAGQAGGGAGATPSSRRRLCRSGSSMVLDRLRSFFIFPMCQLPIDESSAASGSYCCSPEAEAASATQACAPERSPQALAAATTAIRAAQPSAPVAMATAEDHAPPALPMEEEDKAETEAEAEKEQDHDESISLDEAYALAQRHCAQPPASPPPAAAASAALPMEHKKKPAKMVADWRRVSKAGEALEGKAELNARAELFIRQFREELRLQRLNSILKHTHGLGSPTAVR, encoded by the coding sequence ATGGCGCTTCTAACGCTATCGTGGTGGCCGATGCTGTCGCCGTGGCTCAGCCCCGCCGCGGCGTGGTTCATCTTCTTCAACGCAGTCGTCGGCGTCATCGCCGTCATGTCTACCAGCGGCGCCCAGGCAGGGCAGGCCGGCGGCGGGGCCGGGGCCACGCCGTCGTCTCGGCGCAGGCTCTGCCGCAGCGGGTCATCTATGGTCCTGGATCGTCTCCGGTCCTTCTTCATCTTTCCCATGTGTCAGCTGCCGATCGATGAAAGCAGTGCTGCCTCGGGCTCGTACTGCTGCTCGCCAGAAGCAGAGGCGGCGTCCGCGACTCAGGCGTGCGCGCCTGAGCGCAGTCCACAGGCGCTGGCAGCCGCAACAACAGCGATCAGGGCCGCGCAACCGAGTGCGCCTGTGGCGATGGCAACAGCGGAGGACCACGCTCCTCCGGCACTGCCaatggaggaggaggacaaggcagagacagaggcagaggcagagaaGGAGCAAGACCATGATGAGTCCATCAGCTTGGACGAGGCGTACGCGCTAGCCCAGCGGCATTGCGCGCAGCCACCGGCGTCGCCaccgccagcagcagcagcctctGCTGCGTTGCCGATGGAGCACAAGAAGAAGCCAGCGAAGATGGTGGCGGACTGGCGGAGGGTATCAAAAGCAGGGGAGGCGCTGGAGGGGAAGGCGGAGTTGAACGCGCGCGCAGAGCTGTTCATCCGGCAGTTCCGGGAGGAACTCAGGCTGCAGAGGCTCAATTCCATCCTCAAGCATACCCACGGCCTGGGCTCCCCAACGGCGGTGCGGTAG